A region of the Labeo rohita strain BAU-BD-2019 chromosome 5, IGBB_LRoh.1.0, whole genome shotgun sequence genome:
ttaaaagttacatacatttttcaggattctttgatgaatagaaagatccaaagatcagcatttatctgaaaaaaaaaaaagcttttgtaacattacacactataccattcaaaatggagttagtataatttttgttatgtttattcttcatttgtttattttttggggaaaaaattacagaaattaatacttttatctaGCAaggatattttaaattaatcaaaagttacGATAAACATAATgattcaaaacatttcagacaaatgctgttcttctgaacgttctattcatcaaagaaacctgaaaaaaattctacttagcgGCTTTCgccataaaataataataaatgttttctgagcagcaaatcagaatattagaatgatttctgaaggatcatgtgactggagtaatgatgctaaaaaatcagctatgaaatcacaggaataaaatacgttttaaacgatattcaaatagaaagcagttattttaaatagtaaaactattttaaaattttaatgtctTTGCTGTGCATTGTTGTTGAGCAAaggagactttttttaaaaacattaagacTCTTACtctccaaaaacttttgactggtagtgtatataactgaatatttaatgaataaaaaaaaattgtgtgaaaaGAAACCACCAGGAGGCTTTTAGACCCAGGACAGTATGACTAagggagtaaaaaaaaaaaaagaaataggcCTACTGAAAGCTAACATCCTTAAAATTTGGGTCAGTTTACCTGCACAGACCACAGAGGACAGCCTACTTTTTAAAATCgctatttttcattaaatgcactttctaaaaaactgaaaatggtCACAATGCGCAAAAAAGGGCTCACTACAAAAGAggggttaaaatgagcatccagCTCTAAACTAGGCTAAGTAGAGGAAGGCTGATGTAACTGATGGTAAGCTCATCAAACCCCAGGCTGCGCTGTCGATCCCGCCTCGTCCTGCACAATCGATCCCGTTGCAGGGACAACCAACAAGCTGATGTTGCTGAAACGTACACAGTGAAAACGCTGACACGATGGATTTCAATGTCAAGAAACTAGCGTCGGATGCAGGTGTCTTCTTCACTCGTGCTGTTCAGGTATGAAATGAGCCAGTGCTTTCTGGTTACTTTACGGTAGTTACGTTCATCCATAAGTGACGTGCGTGAATCGAGTGGGATGGATGTacgcagcagcagcagcagcagcagcagcatcagcGGCTcgactgaatgaatgaacagcTCCGCTCTGGTGGCCTTACAGGTCCTTACGCGAACAGCCAGAAACGTCGCTTTCTGTAAATCTTAATGtcttaaaaaaatcttcatcTGTTATTGTTCAAGCGAACAATCCCTATTTGTCACGTTGGGATGATCTGTATTTTCCTCGCCATTGTAAGCCGATAGACGCAAGCCAAGCCCGTATCCATTATTAATGGCTGTTCATGTGACAGTCACCAGCTGAATTCTCGCTTACAGACGAAGCCCTGTTTACTACACAacagttcattatttttatttcaaaaatacttGTTTTGATGCTCATGTTATCGTTTGTCAAAAATgctcagtttattaaaatataactgtgtataaaaatatactgagTATACTGTAACAAAGACGTAAGACAGTAAACAGGCTGATGATCGTTGACCAAAGTTTAAAGGGACAGATCACCTTAACATAAAAATAGTGTCATTCTAATCTCCAGTCATGTTATTCTGAACCTGTATGACTGAAAAGACACTTTTTACCCGTAGAATGAATGTGAATGGTaattattcaattttaaaaagccATTATTCGATAATGACTTATATGTCAGTTTGTACATCAGACaaagctgttttattgtttattttgatcatttttggagcttggcAGGTCTTGGTCAGCACTCCCTTTCATTTTATGGGAAGAAGCTGCGCAACATCGCTGTGAAGTAAATTTAATTGGTTTTGGAACAGCATCAGAGtgagcattttctttttaatagaCCTTCTTGTATGCAGAGTGCTGAAAGATGTCTGGCCAgctggtgtgtatgtgtgacgGTGAATGCCCATCTGTTTCCATGTGGCtggtttgcatttaaagcataaaaagtttcttttttattaattacaatatttgtaatttattatctAGGCTAGTCCTTGAAACTTGTGACAGGTGATATTtctgtgtgtgaccctggaccacaaaatcagtcataaggggccattttttgaaagctgaataaagctttccattgatgtatggtttgttaggacaatatttggctgagatatttgactatttgaaaatctggaatctgagggtgcaaaaatatcaaaatattgagacctttaaagctgtccaagtgaagttctttgcaatgcatattactaatcaaaaattaagttttgatatatttacacagttgttcatggaacatgatcttgatctcctaatgatttttggcataaaaaaaaatcaatcatttgacgcatacaatgtatttttgggtattgctacaaatataacacatacagtgtaaaaaaaggaaggataaacattttatattttcaaccTCAAGAAAAAAAGACGACATTGCTTGTAGTTAGAATTAATACAGTTGTTAAACCAATGAAACATAACATTCTTATCAAGTACATCAggtttgtcatttaaaaattcaaaaatttatatttgttcAGAATACATAAGTGGCATTGAAATActgatatttgttttgttatttttcttcaGTGCATTCTATATACTCAGTATGTATACTACAGTATTTACACAATGTGACATGCAGTGTATTGTCAAAGCATTACGTGTCATATTCGTGCCACATCCCTGGATATTCTGAGATACTGTGCAGACACCTCTGTCGGTGTGAGGATGCCTCTGTTATGACCGTTTGTATATTCTCGGCTCAAGGataacaaacatttaaagcTGCAGATGTAGAGGGAATCCTTCATACTGAGTCACAATGTGTGAGTGTGGTTTACAGTATGTCTTATTTCCTCTTTCACCTCAGGCCTGAATTTTATGCACTGTCAGCAGGGGTCTTCCCTGTGTGTGAGTGAAATATTAAACACcagctttatatttttttcacctTGTCAGAGGAAATTTTTGCTGCAGGGCAGCCGGCCTGCCAGAAGCTTCCTGTTTTATCAATGAGAGTCACAGGGCATTTATTCAGCTGTTAGCTCTTGATCTTTAGCAATGACTGACATTTTATCCTGCATGAATATCAACTGCAAAAGCACAAACTAGCCACCTTTCTGCTCCTCTTCCGTTTAATTCCAGTTTCTTTAACTGATCTTGTTTCTTGTTATGTCTCCCCCTGAGAAGGCTGTTTGCTTTCTGTAGCCTGATTAACCAGGGAGCAGATGGAGAGGTGtcccctatcagccaatcaccTTTGTAGACACAGATAAGCGTCCCTGCTCAGCCAATCGCTACTACTGCACCCTTCAGGGATTTCGTTGGGAGCAGATCATTATCACTCAAAGCCACAGTTCTGTCATGGAGCTACTGCAGTCAGAGGCAGTGCACATGAGCTGTAGATTACTGCTTATACCACGGGCCCATTGTCAGATATTAAGCAAGGAATTGGTCTTTTAGCAGTCATTTTGTTCTTTGTTAAGAAGATTCATTCCAAGAttaatttttcaggattatttaatgattagaaagttcaaaagtatTTTCTGTAACACCTTTACAGgttttactgtcacatttgatccatttaatgcaGAATAAATATCCGTTCTGAAAAAGGTATGATTgcttcctgaaaaaaatatttactgacTCGAAAACTTTGAAAagtactgtataataataataataataattataattagtatATTAAacggagtgtctatttacactaagtgcaaagaTATATACATTAAAGGATTAGCACCATagtgtccactatatggagaaaaattctgaaatgttttcctcaaaaaacataatttctttacgactgaagaaagaaacgtGTTTATTTGGTGCTAGACAACATTCTGACGCCTTCTGAACAATATCTCCAGTAATGTAGGTGGTAAATTGCATAGCAGTGACTTTTTAACGTGATGACCCGAGTTCGAACCCGCCTTTTGGCAGAATTGTTCTTCTCCCTTTTACTACCTGATCTCAAGATGAAACTGTACCTGTGGGAATTTTTTCGCAAGAcccgaaatacgtaccaattaGTACATAACACcacagtttccaacagaaatgaacactagaggcacaTGTGAGCACATGTAATaatttttgtacacagttatgattacagctccatatgtttcgctttccaaGTGTAACAACCTTGCTCAGTATATATTCAGTATACATAAAACGTACTATCATCTGTTCCGAAAAAaagaacactcttttagcgccactcagagGACAATTCACATTGAATATATCACAAAATGTTCATGGCGGTTTATCGGTTAGGGTTGTGGTAGGTGTATGGAGGCATCCATAGTggcatacatttaataattttaataaaagtgaTAATTTACACACAAtacgttattattgcatactgttttataatgtactacaatactgagatGCAAATATCTGCCACTTGCactaagtagtataaatagcaactaactaatattattgcaataaaaataCTCCTATTTTTACTTTTCCTCTGGCTATTTTAAATCACTATTGTTACACCACAGTGGTGtaacaaattaatttgtattttattatttctattttattacattatcatattttacatatgttttataataaataacaactgTTTAACAAACAGTggtttaaaatgatatataaatatctgTGATTTAATGGTTTTAGGTTATCTTACTGCAGGGCACATGTCAGCTATATACAATAAGCGTGCTTTTAATCACATCAGCTTTTTGGATTAAATTCTGCCATGTCCTGTCATTGTCTTTTGTCAGAAAATTACTTGATAATTTTGTTGCACTTTATATGCTGCTTGTTGTGAACTTTGAAACACTGTCTAAACATAAATATAGCCTAAGAGGGAATGGCATAATGCCAGCAAATCGTGTGAATAACTTCAAGAGTTCGCCTCATGGTCTTGCTGAGAATGTTGAGTCTCTGAAGAGTACAAGATTACTGCTCATTATTCATTAACAGTTTAATATTGCACGTCTTGTTTAGCATTCTGGTACAGTATGTTATGGGAAATTATGCATGTTCTTGTTCCCCAGAAAGCTGATATTTCCTTTGTTGTTGTGCGTCTGGTTTGGAGTGTTGTTCTTACAAACAGACTGAATTGTTTTGTATATTCTCTAGTACACAGAGGAAAAGCTTGGCCAGGCAGAAAAGACTGAGCTGGATGCCCACCTGGAGAACCTGATTGCACGAGCGGACTGCACCAAAAACTGGACCGAAAAGATCTTCAGACAGACCGAGGTGCTGCTTCAACCCAACCCAAGTAAGAATCTACACGGGCGTTACACGTTTTGAATCTGTCCAAGCCTCTGATTTACATTAGCTTCAGGAAAATATTCTGTTATTAGATATCGTTTGAAATGTGTGGTCTTGTCTCCTAAATGTTAAGCCCAACAAGAGGTCGTGTATGTTGAAAATGTCTCATGTTGTTGACATTTACCATTAACATGATGAACAGCAACATCCCTTGACTGTTTGTTGATATCAATCTGCTTTAATGTCACCATTTGCTTGATTACACCACTCTGtatctgtgtaaaaaaaaaactttatttgagAAATTAAATGTCTTCCTGTACAGGCAGCCAGTGAAATATAATGCCTAACAACCATCCTAAAAGAGCAATGGTGCTCAGGTGTCACTATGTCAGGTATCACATTATGTGAATGGACTGTATTGTCTTTACAcccttgatttttattttctctcttctTCTTGCTACGGTAGTTTCACTAATTATAAGAATAAGCAAATGTTTTACAAGGGTGCTGAGATGTACAGCAAGTTAAACTTGATTACAAACTTTTGCTTaattacactactgttcaactattttatattagaataatttctgaaggatcacgtgacactgaagagtgaaGTAATGACTACTGAatatttagctttgccatcataagaaaaagtgacagttattttaaatggtcataataataataataataataataaattacatgcagccttggtgagggTAAGagacaaaacagtaaaaaaaatcttactgactccaaatgtttgaacagtagtgtgtatcTAAACTGCTGAGTCAAAAATCTGCAttcacattttgttttgaataaacaacatgaaacattttatattaatactcATTCGGTGATAATTTGTGAATCATTGATAAGGCCAAAGGTTTCAGATGCCTTAGAGCTCATCCTTAATGGCAGTACCtttcatgtatgtatttaagagTTTAATGTAAGTGCACGAGGTACTGATGGCCTAGTGACTGTGTACTAGTAAGAACACTAACCTGTTCTTTCTAACTCTCTCCATGCTCCAGTTGACCAAACTGGTAAGTGTGTCTCTACTCCCCGTGGCCTGTGCTTTAGGTCTTCAGTTTATTTTCTTTCCCCAAATGACTGATGTTTAGTATTAGACTCAACGTGTGGCACCCACTCTTCTCactttgtttttgccatggtAGTGCTATTCTtttgcagatgagtttgtttgcaAAAGGAGGGTTTAAACACCTGTTTTCAATCATCTGAATATCTTGACCAGATCTGGTTATCAAATCTGTGAGGCAACACAGGGCATTGTGTTCAGAGCTAGAATCATGGGTCAGAGACTGTTATTATATTGCATTCTGGCATTACAACCCCACATGGGTTTTATGTTTTCATCTGTGATGTCTACATCAAAGACCTGTGTTTCGTGAATCTGTTTTTGATTTATGGTCTCTAAATATCAGAACTTGTATGATTAGATGTTGAGAAGCAAGGGTGGCAACGTGCATTTTAAGCTATAATCTGGATCAATTCagttcataaataaatgtattccaatgtgatatttttatttgtatgtaaatgtatgcaATTTTATTACCTTCAATTTGCTGACTGTGGACTCTTGGTTTGGATTGGTAAACGTGATGGTGCAAAATGGTATGCTTGATTAAGTTTAGTGGAGAAAACCCTGAATTAAGCCTGATGTCTTTTTTACtgatgtgaatctttgtttagGTGCCCGTATTGAAGAGTTCTTCTATGAGAAATTGGACAGAAAGATCCCATCCAGAACCACCAATGCAGAGCTGCTGGGACAGTATATGCAGGATGCTGCAAAGGAATTTGGGCCAGGAACTCCATATGGTTCGtacaatcaaaacaaaacaaaattaatatgaTGCAACTTTTGTgcttttggggggaaaaaactaaGATAAAGTGGCAATGTATTTCCTaactaagaaataataataaataaataaataatcataaataatgaataataataagcactttgcacatcaaaaaatatctttaccTACACTGCGGTTTAAAAGTCtgggaacagtaagatttgtaatattttttttaatagagtctcttatgctcatcaaggctgtatttatttgatttaagaaatacagaaaaaaactatgatactgtgaaatattattgaattttctaatattggtttccTGTGACGCAgctctggatttttttttatcagccattactccagtcttcagtgtcacatgatccttcagaaatcattctaatatgctgatttatattatcagtgttaaaactgttgtgctgcttgatatttttttttggaacctgtgatgttttttttctttcttcttttctttgatgaataaaaagtttaaaagaacagcatttattcaatatatatattatttctttatttttttaaagtctttactatcactttttatccatttaacacatccttgctgaatataagtataatctataatctaaaaaaaagatgactgacccaaacttttaaatagtagtgtaaattataacacaaaatgtctattttgaataaacactgttctttttaattttttgtttatcaaagaatcctgacaaaagTTTCCAagattgataataaatcagcatttgaatgatttctgaaggatcatgtgacgctgaagattagagtaatgatgctgaaaattaagctttgcttcacaggcataaattatattttcaagtgtattaaaatagaaaacttttattttaaattgaaacttcattaaaacattataattctTACTGATCTTacattttgaatggcagtgtatgcTGGAAGCCAGTGCCTATCAATTTATTGAATTCACAAATTCAACaaatttatatcttttttttttattgtttatttatttacttaatgcAACATATGAGACAGAACTGCTGCTGTCCATGTTCtttcccccccttttttttcctcctaTAGCAGTGTGATAAGTCTCTAaatcaggggtcaccaaacttgttcctggagggcctgtgtcctgcagagtttatctccaactttcctcaacacacctgcctggaagtttcaagtacacttagtaagaccttgattagctggttcaggtgtgtttgactaGGGTTGGAGCTCTGGTGACCCCCTGCTCTAAGTCAAGTTAATGTTTAGCTGTATGCCATGTGTCACTAGGTGGCGCACTTTCCCTTTTTAAACTGGTGAAGCATAAAGTTTGTTGACAAAAAGGTGTTCAAGAATGCTTTTAGGTTGGAATTTACTGAGGGAAAGAGTATTAGAtcatgtgatattttttttctcaattattATGAGGTCATAAcattagcttgttttttttatatttgacctttatatattataatcaaAATAGATTTATATGATAATCATGTCACCCACCCACGCCCACccccataaacacacacacaaaaatcatgACCGTTGCCTAAGCAAAGACTCTGTCTAAAGATGCCTTGAAGGCAGAGTGTTTAGTTTTGTGAGTTTCGGTCTGTGATTGAGTACATGAGTAACTAGGTGAGATGATTCAGTGTTTTGTCTATGATCTGGTAATCTCACTGTCACACAATGTTCCAATTCCATTTCAGTGAGTTAAAAGTACACAAACCGAATTACTTGAAGCAGCCAGTAAATCATGGTTAATTAAGCAGTCAGTAAATCTTGGTTAAATACGTTCAAAAAAGAATTTGACAGGAAAAGATTGAAAATGTCATTGCAGTGCTGAGTTGTAtataaagttgtgttttgtgaatgttttgtcTGTGGTTTTAGGTAGTACTTTAATCACTGTTGGTGAGTATCAGAGGAGGTTGGGTGGAGCAGAGCGGGAATTCCTACAGACATCAGCCATCAACTTCCTCACACCTCTTAGGAACTTTCTGGAGGGTGACTGGAAAACCATATCTGTGAGTGAAACTGATTGTAGTTGTCTTTTATCTGATATATAAACCAACATACAATGGCTGATAAAATGATTGGCCAGCTCCTGCACatattatccaccttttttttcaATGCGAATGCAAGCTATCGTTCGTGAATATGTGAGACTTCCAATTCATTAGCCTCTAATTTAAAGAgtaagtgcagtaaatggtaaaactactgtatttgcactacaaaccagtgtgtttatgactgataaattaaaataatattataacaaatCATAAGCAGCGTAATGGActgtttttgtacagctaaaatagctggaagtggaggCCTTGCACATTTACATAGTATACATTTGTCCTAAATGCATTTAGCTGAACTTTagagttttttgttgtttttttgcctCTTACacttaccagtcaaaagttgttgttttttctctgTGGTCTGTATGGTAAACAGacccatattttaaaaaactttctgttttttgttctgGGTCTAAAAACCTCCTGGTGGTTTCTTTTTTACACAAACTACcgatcaaaagtttttgaacagtacgattttttttaatgtttcgtaaagaagtctcttctgctcgccaagcctgCGTTTGTTTGGTCCAAACcgcagcaaaagcagtaatactgtgtaatatttttactatttaaaataattgctttctatttgaatttatttgaatgtcatttattcagcttattaaTTTGTCAATGTTTTAAACATCATCATGAATGTGAACTCTCTTTACGtacacttaagtggccttttGTTTCAATAATATTACgttatctttttaaaaacatactcTTAATGTGTGAAGTAAGCCACAAGTACACATTTAagtacaattaagcacacttccTTTTTCCTGTATGTTCTGTTTTCAGAAAGAGAGAAGGCTACTTGAGAACCGGCGCCTTGACCTGGATGTTTGCAAAGCTCGGCTCAAGAAGGCAAAGTTAGCAGAGGCCAAGGCTGCTGTGAgtcttatttttacttatttcatcatcatcatcaccacacTCATGTTCTTTCATCTCCTCCAACACCCTCTCAACACAAACCGCTTATGAGCTGTTAACCAGGATTCAAATCCAAATGCCCTATAAGCACGGATACACATTGTCTAGCTCGCAGCTCaaatcattgaaaaaaaaaaagatgacgTTTTTCAGGAACTATTTGTTATGAGGAAGATATTGGTGAAGCAGGCTTAGAGTTCTGTCTGGGAAGCTGTGAGTCAGGGCAGGGGACATAACCAGACATCTTTCACAAATTACCCTGCACATGACTTCTCCTTTCACTTACATGCTTGCTTCTTTCTTCTTCATTTTATGCCTTTCAGTGATTCAGTGATTGAAGAATTTGTAGTTTTACGGAGAAGGCTGAGTCACATGctgttttatcatgttttcatttctttcctTTCCTGCATAGTTAAGATTGTTTGCCAGTATATCACTTTAAATGTGCTTTCCCTCCTAAAGTTATCTAAGGTCATTAAAGCATAATCAGGCTATCGcaacaaactattttttttttaatctccgAAAGGAACCTCAttctttatttgtgtgtgtgtgcgcgtgtgggATCTTTTCCTTTCCATGTATTCATTAACATGTCTCTCTGTTGTCTTTTGCACAGTGTGAGGGAGATGTgagtatctgtgtgtgtgtgaatttttattgtttatttttttcagctgcCTTTCGTCCTTGGCTGCTTCCTGCAAGCAGTTACTTGTACAGGCTTAATAGCTGACCATCTGTATCAGCCACTTCTGCAGTgccttgattaaaaaaacaaactttcaaAAGCGGTCCTTTTTGAAATCAGTCACATTAAATGGCTGcatgtaatttgtaaaaataaaaaaaataatataataataagaagaataatgaTGTACTGTGTATTATAGAGCAGAATTTCCCAACTGAATGTCCATTAAAGAAACCCATGATGAAAGTGGAGGGATTTTGtgaaaaactaatataaaagccaaagataaaaacacataatagTATTGAATAGTGTATATGGTTTtagtgcacacacatacacatccagcactgggtgaaataGCGACAAACCCATTGACTGGGATGTTTTGACCCAGCCTTctgggtaattttatttaactcaactattgtttcaAAAATTACTGTATAGCTTggttaaaatgaacccaaaataggttgtaaattaaaaatcagacacataactATGCGTAAAGCAATAATACAAAGGTGAACATTcattaataagcaattaaaaaatgtttattacttgatattttttattattcattcagctta
Encoded here:
- the sh3glb2b gene encoding endophilin-B2b isoform X6, producing MDFNVKKLASDAGVFFTRAVQYTEEKLGQAEKTELDAHLENLIARADCTKNWTEKIFRQTEVLLQPNPSARIEEFFYEKLDRKIPSRTTNAELLGQYMQDAAKEFGPGTPYGSTLITVGEYQRRLGGAEREFLQTSAINFLTPLRNFLEGDWKTISKERRLLENRRLDLDVCKARLKKAKLAEAKAAAEHELRVAQTEFDRQAEVTRLLLEGISSTHVNHLRCLHEFVEAQAAYYTQCHKHMQDLQKELSSANGDTFPNAFAVNASTSGVSAGPSPLSTATLPGASPPSRPPNPSNALESSTLKIEEVKPPATGTRKAKVLYDYDAADTSELSLLADELITVYTVPGMDPDWLIGERGNQKGKVPVTYLELLS
- the sh3glb2b gene encoding endophilin-B2b isoform X7, translated to MDFNVKKLASDAGVFFTRAVQYTEEKLGQAEKTELDAHLENLIARADCTKNWTEKIFRQTEVLLQPNPSARIEEFFYEKLDRKIPSRTTNAELLGQYMQDAAKEFGPGTPYGSTLITVGEYQRRLGGAEREFLQTSAINFLTPLRNFLEGDWKTISKERRLLENRRLDLDVCKARLKKAKLAEAKAAAEHELRVAQTEFDRQAEVTRLLLEGISSTHVNHLRCLHEFVEAQAAYYTQCHKHMQDLQKELSRFPNAFAVNASTSGVSAGPSPLSTATLPGASPPSRPPNPSNALESSTLKIEEVKPPATGTRKAKVLYDYDAADTSELSLLADELITVYTVPGMDPDWLIGERGNQKGKVPVTYLELLS